The genomic window TATTGGCTTAATTTGTGGCATTGTTCCAACAACTAATCCTACTTCAACAGCCATTTTTAAATCTTTAATTAGTCTAAAAACGCGCAACGGTATTATTTTTTCTCCCCACCCTCGTGCTAAGAAAGCTACTAACAACGCCGCCAAAATTGTTTTACAAGCCGCTATTGCTGCAGGTGCACCAAAAGATATCATTGGCTGGATTGATGAACCCTCCGTCGAACTTTCAAATGCATTAATGCATCACCCCGATGTTAATCTTATCTTAGCAACCGGTGGCCCGGGCATGGTGAAAGCAGCTTATAGCTCAGGAAAACCTGCCATCGGCGTAGGTGCGGGTAATACACCTGTAGTTATTGACAGCTCTGCCGATATTAAACGTGCAGTTGCTTCAATTTTAATGTCAAAAACTTTTGATAATGGTGTTATTTGCGCCTCAGAGCAATCTGTTATCATTGTGGACGAAATTTACAATCAAGTACGCGAACGTTTTGTCACTCATGGCGGCTACTTATTAAAAGGTAAAGAGCTTAAAGCGGTACAAAACATTATTTTAAAAAATGGTAATTTAAATGCCGCTATTGTTGGTCAACCTGCGGTAAAAATTGCTGAACTAGCCGGCATAAAAGTACCCCTAAACACTAAAATTTTAATCGGGGAAGTAAAAGCCACAGATGAGAGTGAACCCTTTGCCCACGAAAAACTCTCGCCATTACTTGCCATGTACCATAGTAAAGATTTTGCTGATGCCGTTGGAAAGGCAGAAAAATTGGTTGAGATGGGAGGTATCGGTCATACTTCTTGTCTTTATACCGATCAGGACAATCAAACTGAACGAGTTAATTATTTCGGCGAAAAAATGAAAACCGCACGCATCTTAATTAATACTCCGGCATCTCAAGGTGGGATTGGTGATCTTTATAATTTTAAATTAGCTCCTTCATTAACATTAGGATGCGGCTCCTGGGGTGGAAATTCTATTTCTGAAAACGTGGGACCTAAGCACCTAATTAATACTAAAACGGTAGCGAAAAGAGCAGAAAATATGTTGTGGCATAAACTTCCTAATTCTATCTATTTTCGTCGTGGTTGCCTACCAATAGCGCTGGAAGAAATTGCTACTGACGGGGCTAAGCGGGCTTTTATTGTTACTGACAGTTACTTATTCAATAATGGTTATGTTGATGAAGTCGTTAAAGTATTAAAAGCTTATAATGTAGAAACTGAAGTCTTTTTTGAAGTTGAAGCTGATCCAACGCTGAGCATTGTTCGTAAAGGTGCCGCTTTAATGCATACCTTTAAACCAGATGTGATTATCGCATTAGGTGGCGGGTCTCCTATGGATGCAGCTAAAATCATGTGGGTAATGTATGAACATCCTGAAACCCATTTTGAAGAGCTTGCTTTACGTTTTATGGATATTCGCAAACGGATTCATAAGTTTCCTAAAATGGGTGTTAAAGCCAAAATGGTTGCTATCACCACTACATCAGGTACGGGCTCTGAAGTCACACCCTTTGCTGTTGTTACTGATGATGCTACCGGCCAAAAATATCCTTTAGCTGATTATGCAATTACGCCAAATATGGCAATTGTTGATGCAAATCTGGTCATGCATATGCCTAAATCACTTACTGCATTTGGTGGACTCGATGCGATTGTTCATTCATTAGAAGCCTATGTTTCAGTTCTTGCAAGTGAATACTCTGATGGACAAGCTTTGCAAGCTTTAACGCTGTTAAAAGAATATTTACCAGCAAGTTATCTAAATGGGTCAAAGGATCCGATTGCTCGTGAACGAGTGCATAATGCAGCAACCATCGCTGGAATTGCCTTCGCTAATGCCTTTTTAGGCGTTTGCCACTCAATGGCTCATAAGTTAGGCTCCGAATTCCATTTACCCCATGGCCTAGCTAATGCGCTGCTAATTGAAAATGTCATTCGCTATAACGCTAATGATAATCCAACGAAGCAAACAGCATTCAGCCAATATGATCGCCCTCAAGCTCGTCGTCGCTATGGTGAAATTGCTGATCATTTAGGGCTAACATCACCGGGTGATCGTACGGCCAACAAAATTGAAAAACTCCTTAATTGGTTAACAACACTTAAAACTGTACTCGGCATTCCTAAATCTATTCGTGAAGCTGGGGTAGCAGAAAAGGATTTCTTAGCGAAGGTTGATAAGTTATCTGAAGATGCCTTTGATGATCAATGTACCGGTGCGAACC from Arsenophonus sp. aPb includes these protein-coding regions:
- the adhE gene encoding bifunctional acetaldehyde-CoA/alcohol dehydrogenase → MSVTNVTELNELVARVKKAQQEFANFTQAQVDKIFRAAALAAADSRIPLAKLAVEESGMGIIEDKVIKNHFASEYIYNAYKDEKTCGVLSEDLTFGTITIAEPIGLICGIVPTTNPTSTAIFKSLISLKTRNGIIFSPHPRAKKATNNAAKIVLQAAIAAGAPKDIIGWIDEPSVELSNALMHHPDVNLILATGGPGMVKAAYSSGKPAIGVGAGNTPVVIDSSADIKRAVASILMSKTFDNGVICASEQSVIIVDEIYNQVRERFVTHGGYLLKGKELKAVQNIILKNGNLNAAIVGQPAVKIAELAGIKVPLNTKILIGEVKATDESEPFAHEKLSPLLAMYHSKDFADAVGKAEKLVEMGGIGHTSCLYTDQDNQTERVNYFGEKMKTARILINTPASQGGIGDLYNFKLAPSLTLGCGSWGGNSISENVGPKHLINTKTVAKRAENMLWHKLPNSIYFRRGCLPIALEEIATDGAKRAFIVTDSYLFNNGYVDEVVKVLKAYNVETEVFFEVEADPTLSIVRKGAALMHTFKPDVIIALGGGSPMDAAKIMWVMYEHPETHFEELALRFMDIRKRIHKFPKMGVKAKMVAITTTSGTGSEVTPFAVVTDDATGQKYPLADYAITPNMAIVDANLVMHMPKSLTAFGGLDAIVHSLEAYVSVLASEYSDGQALQALTLLKEYLPASYLNGSKDPIARERVHNAATIAGIAFANAFLGVCHSMAHKLGSEFHLPHGLANALLIENVIRYNANDNPTKQTAFSQYDRPQARRRYGEIADHLGLTSPGDRTANKIEKLLNWLTTLKTVLGIPKSIREAGVAEKDFLAKVDKLSEDAFDDQCTGANPRFPLIAELKQIMLDSYYGNNFTEEKNIFLPAEEKSHRVKESI